One window of Deltaproteobacteria bacterium genomic DNA carries:
- a CDS encoding cytochrome c maturation protein CcmE — MFDVMGYLFWSGMERSTVFYLTFEATTLLAKCPSKYDTGEVNRSPIRGVKGDVL; from the coding sequence ATGTTTGATGTCATGGGATACTTGTTCTGGTCCGGCATGGAGAGGTCCACTGTCTTCTACCTGACCTTCGAGGCCACCACCCTCCTTGCGAAGTGTCCTTCCAAATACGATACGGGTGAGGTCAACAGATCGCCCATCCGTGGAGTTAAAGGGGATGTTCTTTGA
- a CDS encoding NYN domain-containing protein — MRILIDGYNIIRRIPELSALDRADMEEGRDYLIGELSRYRSGKGHGIVVVFDGAGSYHLGDRGSRVKGITVIYSRQGRSADDVIAALCREGKADLLVTADRELCQRAERAGVPSATPELFWKKLEEEKFRKMKGLETEDEDYPSHGQGRRLRKKVRKVKNLLSRL, encoded by the coding sequence ATGAGAATACTTATTGACGGGTATAACATTATCAGGAGGATCCCCGAGCTTTCCGCCCTGGACAGGGCGGACATGGAAGAGGGACGGGATTATCTCATCGGGGAACTTTCCAGATACAGGTCGGGCAAGGGCCATGGCATCGTCGTGGTTTTCGACGGCGCCGGTTCCTATCATCTTGGTGACCGAGGCAGCAGGGTGAAGGGGATTACGGTCATCTATTCGAGACAGGGGCGTTCCGCCGACGATGTTATCGCGGCTCTTTGTCGTGAGGGTAAAGCGGACCTTTTAGTTACGGCGGACCGGGAACTTTGCCAACGCGCGGAAAGGGCCGGCGTGCCGTCAGCGACGCCGGAACTGTTCTGGAAAAAACTCGAAGAGGAAAAGTTCAGGAAAATGAAGGGACTGGAAACGGAGGATGAGGACTATCCTTCTCACGGCCAGGGTCGGAGGCTCAGGAAAAAGGTGCGAAAGGTAAAAAATCTATTATCACGCCTCTGA
- a CDS encoding tetratricopeptide repeat protein, whose product MISIRLKSVITLGAFCLILWPGPAICNQTGGEFPLNPGSWWKYRDQGGNTEIVSITRTVNVSGIPLVEVIRNGINPGYFLRTREGLYRFDSLPGKKESEPTGFPLPTMVIKFPLEVGQTWSSPWTDPPLSFSVINEDTFTTPAGKFPHTFKIAYRPVSDPIYHGYSWYAPGVGFVAMEENRYRSELISYSISDLLPPDLVEKKIADLLPRLGITANTENPSGRTKRDNSEGSHNSATRFLIPGILLLVFVAVLAWLIKLNRKMDMDSDPTVLRGEIALASAMVREGLYAEAARILQRQTVKNPQWPDVAALLGQAYTHMGRYEDACLELKRALTLNPDMTSARLDLAQVYLASDEPSRALEELDAVLAKNPGFADVLVKRGQAYLALGNTEHAEADAREALDINPSFTEAQELLEEILSS is encoded by the coding sequence ATGATTTCGATACGTTTAAAAAGCGTGATTACCTTGGGGGCCTTTTGTCTCATCCTCTGGCCCGGACCGGCTATCTGTAATCAAACCGGGGGAGAGTTCCCTCTGAACCCCGGAAGCTGGTGGAAATACAGGGACCAGGGGGGAAACACCGAAATAGTATCCATCACTCGAACCGTCAACGTCTCGGGGATTCCCCTTGTGGAGGTCATACGAAACGGGATTAACCCCGGATATTTTCTCCGCACCCGCGAGGGACTGTATCGGTTCGACAGCCTGCCCGGGAAGAAAGAATCTGAGCCCACAGGTTTCCCGCTTCCAACCATGGTGATCAAATTTCCCCTGGAGGTTGGACAGACATGGTCTTCACCGTGGACTGATCCGCCTCTTTCCTTTTCGGTCATAAACGAAGACACCTTTACGACCCCGGCCGGAAAGTTTCCGCATACGTTCAAGATCGCCTACCGTCCTGTGTCAGATCCAATCTACCATGGGTACAGCTGGTATGCACCGGGGGTCGGATTCGTAGCCATGGAAGAGAACCGGTACCGCAGTGAACTTATCTCGTATTCCATCTCCGATCTCCTGCCTCCGGATCTTGTGGAAAAAAAGATCGCCGATCTCCTGCCGAGGCTGGGGATCACTGCAAATACTGAAAATCCATCCGGACGTACGAAACGCGACAACAGTGAAGGCAGTCATAATAGCGCCACCCGTTTCCTGATTCCAGGCATCCTTTTGTTGGTCTTCGTTGCCGTCCTTGCCTGGCTGATCAAGCTTAACCGGAAGATGGATATGGACAGTGACCCTACGGTCCTGAGGGGAGAAATCGCTCTCGCCTCGGCAATGGTCCGGGAGGGCCTCTACGCCGAGGCCGCCCGCATCCTTCAACGCCAGACCGTCAAGAACCCCCAGTGGCCGGACGTGGCCGCTCTATTGGGTCAGGCATACACTCACATGGGCCGCTACGAGGACGCCTGTCTGGAACTCAAAAGGGCCCTCACGCTCAACCCCGACATGACCTCGGCCCGCCTCGATCTGGCCCAGGTTTACCTGGCCAGTGACGAACCTTCCAGGGCACTCGAGGAACTGGACGCGGTTCTTGCAAAAAACCCCGGATTTGCCGACGTCCTGGTCAAACGGGGCCAGGCTTACCTGGCTCTGGGCAACACCGAACATGCCGAGGCGGACGCTCGTGAGGCGCTGGACATCAATCCGTCCTTCACGGAAGCCCAGGAACTACTGGAGGAGATCCTCTCTTCCTGA
- a CDS encoding DUF3426 domain-containing protein produces MIVQCDKCRTKYRVADEKVTGKGVRVRCAKCEHIFTVKPSAPPKAPASTPTPLDSPAHAAPPVDQTPPPPSEAATPSFEDPTFSDRPPGRTEDVFPHTDRLSITGLTTFDPSAPASTNGGMDWGNISMDGAERPDVDLTPAPDPSPGPDPLGPSVQSYSPEPDFPPEHPETEATKVELRHVAARPVKKRGKGLVFFLVLVLLGAGGYFAYPKISQLIGRVTGRIPAAKKGALTVKDSRFGSIKRSDGIILVTVRGVVMNNTGKKQGMIRITGEFKGADGEILATTASFCGNTFSDEDLNLMPMGKIRAALQNELGQSLNNSAVAPGKSVPFLLILESPAIGKIKEVTFKVENGLGNDGG; encoded by the coding sequence TTGATCGTCCAGTGTGACAAGTGCCGGACAAAGTATCGTGTCGCCGACGAAAAGGTAACAGGCAAGGGCGTAAGGGTCCGTTGCGCCAAGTGCGAACATATCTTTACGGTAAAGCCATCCGCCCCGCCCAAAGCCCCTGCTTCCACACCCACTCCGCTGGATTCGCCCGCACACGCGGCTCCGCCGGTAGATCAGACGCCACCTCCTCCATCCGAAGCAGCGACACCGTCGTTTGAGGATCCGACATTCTCCGATCGTCCGCCGGGTCGAACAGAGGATGTTTTTCCCCACACCGACCGACTTTCCATAACCGGATTAACCACATTCGACCCATCGGCCCCGGCATCCACCAACGGGGGTATGGATTGGGGCAACATCTCCATGGACGGCGCGGAAAGGCCTGACGTAGATCTGACGCCGGCCCCGGATCCCTCACCAGGACCTGATCCTTTGGGGCCCTCGGTCCAGTCATATTCACCGGAACCGGACTTTCCTCCTGAGCACCCTGAAACTGAGGCCACTAAGGTTGAGCTGCGCCATGTCGCCGCACGGCCCGTTAAAAAAAGAGGAAAGGGTCTTGTCTTTTTCCTGGTTCTCGTGCTCCTGGGGGCGGGTGGATATTTTGCCTATCCCAAGATAAGCCAGCTGATAGGGCGGGTAACAGGGCGAATTCCAGCGGCAAAAAAAGGCGCCCTGACCGTTAAGGATTCCCGGTTCGGTTCCATCAAGCGGTCCGACGGCATCATCCTTGTCACCGTCCGGGGCGTGGTCATGAACAACACCGGCAAAAAACAGGGAATGATAAGGATCACAGGGGAATTCAAGGGGGCGGACGGAGAAATCCTCGCCACAACGGCCTCGTTTTGCGGCAACACCTTTTCCGATGAGGATCTTAACCTGATGCCCATGGGGAAGATCCGCGCAGCGCTGCAAAACGAACTGGGCCAAAGCCTGAACAACTCAGCCGTTGCGCCTGGAAAATCGGTGCCTTTTCTGTTGATCCTGGAAAGCCCGGCTATCGGGAAGATTAAGGAGGTTACCTTCAAGGTTGAGAACGGACTGGGCAACGACGGAGGATAG
- the plsY gene encoding glycerol-3-phosphate 1-O-acyltransferase PlsY, with product MNIAYAGLIVLSYLIGSIPSGIIVAKMMRGSDPRESGSGNIGATNVLRTLGRKAGAYTLAGDALKGLVPVLAATIIFPDTPSVVFLAAGGAILGHDFSIFLKFHGGKGVATTFGCLAGLNPALAGLSLATWAVVVAVTRYSSAGAIVAAALSPIFAAAVFRNLPLTLFCTAAALLLTFLHKENLQRLADGTEKRISFKTS from the coding sequence ATGAATATTGCATATGCGGGGCTCATTGTCCTGAGCTATCTCATCGGCTCCATCCCCTCCGGGATCATTGTCGCCAAAATGATGAGAGGCTCTGACCCAAGAGAGTCCGGATCAGGGAACATCGGCGCGACGAACGTCCTGCGAACGCTTGGCAGGAAGGCGGGTGCCTATACCCTCGCCGGGGATGCACTGAAAGGTCTCGTCCCTGTTCTGGCCGCAACGATTATCTTCCCCGACACGCCATCTGTGGTTTTTCTCGCGGCCGGCGGGGCAATTCTCGGGCACGATTTCTCCATTTTTCTGAAATTTCACGGGGGAAAAGGGGTTGCGACCACCTTCGGCTGCCTGGCCGGCCTTAATCCCGCGCTGGCTGGTCTTAGTCTGGCAACCTGGGCCGTGGTGGTGGCTGTCACCCGATATTCATCAGCCGGCGCGATTGTTGCCGCCGCCCTGAGTCCAATTTTTGCGGCCGCCGTGTTCCGCAATCTTCCTCTGACCCTTTTCTGTACTGCGGCCGCCCTGCTCCTTACATTCCTTCACAAAGAGAACCTCCAGAGGCTTGCCGACGGCACGGAGAAAAGAATTTCCTTCAAAACATCTTGA
- a CDS encoding carbon-nitrogen family hydrolase, whose product MVERLIDRADPGSGDIILLPEMFPSGFYYEDLDGMADEAPRVIEWMSATAAGRSLAIAGSIPEKGEGGILNSFVFVNEEGEPMGSYPKVHLFPLAGEDHFFVPGEKAVTFSWNDVTVGLLTCFDLRFPEMARKLCLGGARIVLVSAQWPEARIGHFTDLVRIRAMENQLYIAAANSCGDDEKGLILGGHSLIAGPMGEVVVMMGKDEGTGSAPVDMLEVSRVRESFPVLSLRRPEVY is encoded by the coding sequence ATGGTGGAGCGTCTTATTGACAGGGCCGACCCCGGGTCCGGGGACATAATCCTGCTTCCGGAGATGTTTCCGTCAGGTTTTTACTACGAGGACCTCGATGGCATGGCCGATGAGGCGCCCCGGGTAATTGAATGGATGTCCGCCACGGCGGCCGGGCGGTCTCTGGCGATTGCCGGGTCCATCCCGGAAAAAGGGGAAGGAGGCATCCTCAACTCTTTTGTTTTTGTAAACGAAGAAGGGGAGCCGATGGGATCCTACCCCAAGGTCCACCTCTTCCCTCTGGCGGGGGAGGATCATTTTTTCGTCCCCGGGGAAAAAGCCGTCACATTTTCCTGGAACGATGTAACAGTGGGGCTTCTAACCTGTTTTGACCTCCGGTTTCCGGAGATGGCCAGGAAACTCTGTCTCGGGGGCGCCCGGATAGTCCTGGTTTCGGCACAGTGGCCTGAGGCGCGTATCGGCCACTTCACAGACCTCGTCCGGATCCGGGCTATGGAGAATCAGCTCTATATCGCCGCCGCGAACTCCTGCGGGGATGATGAGAAAGGACTGATCCTCGGGGGGCACAGTCTCATCGCCGGCCCGATGGGCGAGGTGGTGGTCATGATGGGCAAGGATGAGGGAACTGGTTCGGCCCCCGTTGATATGCTCGAAGTTTCAAGGGTGCGTGAAAGTTTCCCTGTCCTTTCCCTGAGAAGGCCGGAAGTATACTGA